From a region of the Geothrix sp. 21YS21S-2 genome:
- a CDS encoding nuclear transport factor 2 family protein — MQRSLGMAFPPVGLNASEDPSPAIRRAVQEFAQAWYWGDTDEMLRTLHPDYVNRLVTLGTQSRPLGVQGSLGSQTPPDRRTVEVRILEVRKASASAVAELCGWVIHLHLARSAGPWKIVNAMWESRTA, encoded by the coding sequence ATGCAGCGTTCACTGGGGATGGCCTTCCCGCCTGTCGGGCTGAACGCTTCCGAGGATCCGTCTCCGGCCATCCGCCGGGCCGTGCAGGAGTTCGCCCAGGCCTGGTATTGGGGGGACACCGACGAGATGCTTCGGACCCTGCACCCCGACTACGTCAACCGCCTCGTGACCCTGGGCACGCAGTCGCGTCCCCTGGGCGTGCAGGGCAGCCTGGGCAGCCAGACCCCCCCGGACCGCCGCACGGTGGAGGTGCGGATCCTGGAGGTGCGCAAGGCCTCCGCAAGCGCGGTGGCCGAGCTGTGCGGATGGGTCATCCACCTGCACCTGGCCCGGTCCGCGGGACCCTGGAAGATCGTGAACGCGATGTGGGAGTCCCGGACCGCCTGA
- a CDS encoding CCA tRNA nucleotidyltransferase has protein sequence MRNLLRTLHQALGPESGLVLVGGAVRDLLLDRPSPDWDLATALLPEEVTARARAAGLRVIPTGLQHGTVTVMVGARGFEITTFRGDEVYVDGRRPESVKLGVALEEDLARRDFTINAMALPAHALDDGDWEAFLVDPFGGREDLASGTIRAVGDPLDRFKEDGLRCLRACRFASQLDFDIERGTLAAIPRRLEVAEKVSVERAMTELTKLLCGLQPGKGLSALASTGLLGLWLAELLPMIGCPQNRYHAYPVWEHTLEVVRRTPPDPGLRWAALLHDCGKPARKTEDAQGHIHFYGHEPVSVRIAGEILTRLRASGALARDVTALVAHHGTHPGPDWGDPACRRFLKRLREDGLSLERWGVFRLADQSGKGVGDETCFEEHRAVMARLEALAQADPPLHVKALALDGRALMARANRKGGPWLGELQGFLLEKVMDDPTLNLPEKLEALAGAWLRERG, from the coding sequence ATGAGGAACCTCCTTCGCACCCTCCACCAGGCCCTGGGACCGGAATCCGGGCTCGTGCTGGTGGGCGGCGCGGTGCGGGACCTCCTGCTGGACCGTCCCAGCCCCGACTGGGACCTGGCCACCGCGCTCCTCCCGGAGGAGGTCACGGCCCGGGCGCGGGCCGCGGGCCTGCGCGTCATCCCCACCGGGCTGCAGCACGGCACCGTGACGGTCATGGTCGGCGCCCGGGGCTTCGAGATCACCACCTTCCGGGGCGACGAGGTCTACGTGGACGGGCGGCGCCCCGAGTCCGTGAAGCTCGGCGTGGCCCTCGAGGAGGACCTTGCCCGCCGGGACTTCACGATCAACGCCATGGCCCTGCCCGCCCACGCCCTGGACGACGGCGACTGGGAGGCCTTCCTGGTGGATCCCTTCGGGGGCCGGGAGGACCTGGCCTCGGGCACCATCCGCGCCGTGGGCGACCCCCTGGACCGCTTCAAGGAGGACGGACTCCGGTGCCTTCGGGCCTGCCGCTTCGCTTCCCAGCTGGACTTCGACATCGAGCGCGGGACCCTCGCCGCCATTCCGAGGCGCCTGGAGGTGGCGGAAAAGGTCTCGGTCGAGCGGGCCATGACCGAGCTGACCAAGCTCCTGTGCGGCCTGCAGCCCGGCAAGGGCCTCTCGGCCCTGGCCTCCACGGGCCTCCTGGGCCTGTGGCTGGCCGAGCTCCTCCCCATGATCGGGTGCCCCCAGAACCGCTACCACGCCTATCCCGTCTGGGAGCACACCCTGGAAGTGGTGCGCCGCACCCCCCCCGACCCGGGCCTGCGATGGGCCGCGCTCCTCCACGACTGCGGCAAGCCCGCGCGCAAGACCGAGGACGCCCAGGGCCACATCCACTTCTACGGCCACGAGCCCGTGTCGGTGCGCATCGCCGGGGAGATCCTGACCCGCCTGCGGGCATCGGGCGCCCTCGCCCGGGACGTGACCGCCCTGGTGGCCCACCATGGCACCCATCCCGGCCCCGACTGGGGCGATCCCGCCTGCCGCCGGTTCCTCAAGCGCCTCCGGGAGGACGGCCTGTCCCTGGAGCGCTGGGGCGTCTTCCGCCTGGCGGACCAGTCCGGCAAGGGCGTCGGGGACGAGACGTGCTTCGAGGAGCACCGGGCCGTGATGGCGCGCCTGGAGGCCCTGGCCCAGGCCGATCCGCCCCTGCACGTGAAGGCCCTGGCCCTGGACGGCCGCGCCCTCATGGCCAGGGCGAACCGCAAGGGCGGGCCCTGGCTGGGGGAACTTCAGGGGTTCCTCCTGGAAAAGGTCATGGACGACCCCACCCTGAACCTGCCGGAAAAACTCGAGGCCCTCGCCGGAGCCTGGCTCAGGGAACGCGGGTAG
- a CDS encoding HAD family hydrolase, translating into MSTPLHPQNVIAMVWDFDKTLIPGYMQEPIFKAFGVDETAFWREVNALPGFFARLDVTLHPDTAYLNHLLTYVHHGRMPGLTNARLRELGGGIVFHPGLPDFFERIQRRLEDDPEARRFELRLEHYVVSTGLKAMIEGSAIKPFVKGIWASEFLESPAPPGFDPDATVDLDLPTYEALLPETQGISQIAVAYDNTSKTRALFEINKGSNVNATIEVNSTMRPEDRRVPFHHMIYIADGPSDVPAFSVMRQNHGTGYAVYDPANPRSLRQVDRLRRDGRIDHYGPADYREGSPTSDWLMMQVERIAAQIVEERKSALKARVGEAPHHLPH; encoded by the coding sequence GTGTCCACACCCCTCCATCCCCAGAACGTCATCGCCATGGTCTGGGACTTCGACAAGACATTGATTCCCGGCTACATGCAGGAGCCGATCTTCAAGGCCTTCGGCGTGGACGAGACGGCCTTCTGGCGGGAGGTGAACGCCCTGCCGGGGTTCTTCGCCCGCCTGGACGTGACCCTCCACCCGGACACGGCCTACCTGAACCACCTGCTGACCTACGTCCACCACGGCCGCATGCCCGGGCTCACCAACGCGCGGCTGCGGGAGCTGGGCGGGGGCATCGTCTTCCACCCGGGGCTGCCGGACTTCTTCGAGCGGATCCAGCGGCGCCTCGAGGACGACCCCGAGGCCCGCAGGTTCGAACTGCGGCTGGAGCACTACGTGGTTTCCACGGGCCTCAAGGCCATGATCGAGGGCTCGGCCATCAAGCCCTTCGTGAAGGGCATCTGGGCCTCGGAGTTCCTGGAGTCCCCGGCCCCGCCGGGCTTCGACCCCGACGCCACCGTGGACCTGGACCTGCCCACCTACGAGGCGCTCCTGCCCGAGACCCAGGGCATCTCCCAGATCGCCGTGGCCTACGACAACACCAGCAAGACCCGCGCCCTCTTCGAGATCAACAAGGGCAGCAACGTGAACGCCACCATCGAGGTGAACTCCACCATGCGCCCCGAGGACCGCCGGGTGCCCTTCCACCACATGATCTACATCGCCGACGGCCCCTCGGACGTGCCGGCCTTTTCCGTGATGCGGCAGAACCACGGCACCGGCTACGCCGTGTACGACCCGGCCAACCCCCGGAGCCTGCGGCAGGTGGACCGCCTTCGCCGGGACGGGCGCATCGACCACTACGGCCCCGCCGACTACCGCGAGGGCAGCCCCACCTCGGACTGGCTGATGATGCAGGTGGAGCGCATCGCCGCCCAGATCGTCGAGGAGCGCAAATCCGCCCTGAAGGCGCGGGTGGGTGAAGCGCCCCACCACCTTCCGCACTAG
- a CDS encoding cysteine desulfurase family protein yields MERFYFDANASTPPLPEVLAAQARAVAQAWANPTSTHREGQRARHLLEEARRVVAGELGAAPGELVFCASATEALHLLVRGLQPRLGNRPACVFPGEHSACLNPLKDWTQVRWLPCDTAGAATVVQMAASNETGILYAMPPAPGAVRIMDAAQAWGKVPVDLTACDAAVFSGHKMGGPRGAALLWMRPDLPWTPVMEGPQERRRRGGTEDLAAILGLAEAARAVPGRVQANADLAPLRDLLEEEVLGWSTDYEVLGRGRARLPNTSALLLRGHNGESVQIALDLAGFAVSTGSACHSGATRPSHAVTSLGYSEVEARSVIRVSMLPGTPRAAVEALAAALKRVLKR; encoded by the coding sequence ATGGAACGGTTCTACTTCGACGCCAACGCCTCCACGCCCCCCCTGCCCGAGGTGCTCGCCGCCCAGGCCCGGGCCGTGGCCCAGGCCTGGGCCAACCCCACCAGCACGCACCGGGAGGGCCAGCGGGCCCGGCACCTCCTGGAGGAGGCCCGGCGCGTGGTGGCCGGGGAGCTGGGCGCCGCGCCGGGGGAGCTGGTCTTCTGCGCCAGCGCCACCGAGGCGCTCCACCTGCTCGTCCGGGGCCTGCAGCCCCGTCTGGGCAACCGCCCCGCCTGCGTCTTCCCGGGCGAGCACAGCGCCTGCCTGAATCCCCTGAAGGACTGGACCCAGGTGCGCTGGCTGCCCTGCGACACCGCGGGCGCCGCCACCGTGGTGCAGATGGCCGCCAGCAACGAGACCGGGATCCTCTACGCCATGCCCCCGGCCCCCGGGGCGGTGCGGATCATGGACGCCGCCCAGGCCTGGGGCAAGGTGCCCGTGGATCTCACGGCCTGCGACGCCGCGGTCTTCTCCGGCCACAAGATGGGCGGCCCCCGGGGCGCGGCCCTGCTCTGGATGCGCCCGGACCTGCCCTGGACCCCGGTCATGGAGGGCCCGCAGGAGCGCCGCCGCCGGGGAGGAACCGAGGACCTGGCGGCCATCCTGGGACTGGCCGAGGCCGCCAGGGCCGTTCCCGGCCGGGTGCAGGCCAACGCGGACCTGGCGCCCCTGCGCGACCTCCTGGAGGAGGAGGTGCTGGGGTGGTCCACGGACTACGAGGTCCTGGGGCGGGGACGGGCCCGGCTGCCCAACACCAGCGCCCTCCTGCTCCGGGGCCACAACGGGGAATCGGTGCAGATCGCCCTGGACCTGGCGGGCTTTGCCGTCAGCACCGGTTCCGCCTGCCACAGCGGCGCCACCCGGCCCAGCCACGCCGTCACCTCCCTGGGCTACTCCGAGGTCGAGGCGCGCAGCGTGATCCGGGTCTCGATGCTGCCCGGAACGCCCCGGGCCGCCGTGGAGGCCCTCGCCGCGGCCCTGAAGCGGGTGCTGAAGCGCTAG
- a CDS encoding class I SAM-dependent rRNA methyltransferase, whose product MEKYSLLRLKPGKEALLSKLHPWVYSGALAEPPASPLVRLADASGNVLAVGTASATNPLAVRIFRFDDGPLDAAFFRERLGRALEGRRLLGLDGPEAGCRWVFGEGDLLPGLVVDRYAHALVIQVGTAGLEALRDIWWPVLVELAKAEGITVFVERSQGGRKEEGLAPVNRLLKGSLAGPVTVREGPARLAVDLLKGQKTGFFLDQREHRLFLGRISRGATVLNAFGYTGGFSIHAGLGGAARVATLDISAQALDQAERDWAANGLPPEAHERMEGDAFELMRALPPAGFDRVVVDPPAFAKQRKDVDKAFKAYKDVFRLGARATAPGGVLGVFSCSQHLERGRFQEAAWTALLEAGREAQVLAHLGQPMDHPYALNHPEGFYLKGLWLRVF is encoded by the coding sequence ATGGAAAAATATTCCCTCCTCCGTCTGAAGCCCGGCAAGGAAGCCCTCCTGTCCAAGCTGCACCCCTGGGTGTACTCCGGCGCCCTGGCCGAACCGCCCGCCTCACCCCTGGTGCGCCTGGCGGACGCCTCGGGCAACGTGCTGGCCGTGGGCACCGCCTCCGCGACGAATCCCCTGGCCGTGCGCATCTTCCGTTTCGATGACGGGCCCCTGGACGCGGCCTTCTTCCGCGAGCGCCTGGGCCGGGCCCTGGAGGGGCGGCGGCTGCTGGGCCTGGACGGCCCCGAGGCCGGGTGCCGGTGGGTGTTCGGGGAAGGGGACCTCCTGCCCGGGCTCGTGGTCGACCGCTATGCCCACGCCCTGGTCATCCAGGTGGGCACCGCCGGCCTGGAGGCCCTGCGCGACATCTGGTGGCCCGTCCTGGTGGAGCTGGCCAAGGCCGAAGGCATCACCGTCTTCGTGGAGCGCAGCCAGGGCGGCCGCAAGGAGGAGGGCCTGGCCCCCGTGAACCGCCTGCTCAAGGGCTCCCTGGCGGGCCCCGTCACGGTCCGCGAAGGCCCGGCCCGCCTCGCCGTGGACCTGCTCAAGGGCCAGAAGACCGGCTTCTTCCTGGACCAGCGGGAGCACCGCCTGTTCCTGGGGCGGATCTCCAGGGGCGCCACCGTGCTCAACGCCTTCGGCTACACCGGCGGCTTCTCCATCCACGCCGGGCTGGGCGGGGCCGCGCGCGTGGCCACCCTGGACATCTCCGCCCAGGCCCTGGACCAGGCCGAGCGGGACTGGGCCGCCAACGGCCTTCCCCCCGAAGCCCACGAACGGATGGAAGGGGACGCCTTCGAGCTGATGCGCGCCCTTCCGCCCGCGGGCTTCGACCGGGTGGTGGTGGATCCCCCCGCCTTCGCCAAGCAGCGCAAGGACGTGGACAAGGCCTTCAAGGCCTACAAGGACGTCTTCCGGCTGGGGGCCCGCGCCACCGCCCCCGGAGGGGTGCTCGGGGTCTTCTCCTGCTCCCAGCACCTGGAGCGGGGACGCTTCCAGGAGGCGGCGTGGACCGCGCTGCTGGAGGCCGGCCGCGAGGCCCAGGTGCTGGCCCATCTCGGGCAGCCGATGGATCACCCCTACGCGCTGAACCATCCCGAGGGGTTCTATCTGAAGGGCCTCTGGCTGCGGGTCTTCTAG
- a CDS encoding two-component regulator propeller domain-containing protein, which translates to MARCLLLVLALAGCLEAQVQTYRHFDDRDGLPQSQVTALLEDRDGFLWAGTAEGVARLGASGFQPFGAKQGLTALDVTDMLQDRAGAIWVAGQEGGVDRILGGTITHFGEAQGLAVLNVNCLVENAAGEILAGTRLGLYRLRGGRFEAVDLPGGWNRQPIFSMAVDAQGRVWLGSLKDRIARWDGNTLADGVLPGPMTSRFRRLRTDASGHVWALCADALYRLGQGLTWFQDPLPGLDRKVRFRNVQVTPQGELLLAMDADGAYLRSPSGVGRVLSYLDGLPREGVASVLRDSRGDLWFGTDGAGLVAEAVPGLLCLEKDVRTGIGLGLGIVLSFAELGPDRMLIGGTTGLHMWERGRGVTGAWDQISGLPSNVVWGIAPRRMGGAWICTHKGLVIWERGRIRKGPRALENVFVSSVLVHRGRLWACTFEQGLVEMDLDGTFIARHPAPVEVGEPSILAIVPRGEGLLAATRYGVYAFQDGVYRPALRGTPLGTRSISSLYVGPAGDLWVGTGSDGVFSFPQGEDGPCDTYTEANARIHGRVGWISRLGNGDLVVGHARGLSVLRAGRTGPRVMQITRNLGLLSNETSDSAVCRDHLGRLWIGMAGGLCILDPAADLPEPRLPKPRILDATVGTLAFGLPVNIVLPPTPGTLTLRFDAAKPLPPENPSYQVWIDGAWRQVEQSSNLFQIARLGPGVLSVRVRASDGLSWTESDTVRIRVRAAWYQTAWARTAFVLAGVLAFLLLVDVRIRQVRRRSRMLEIKVQERTEELTLRNRSLERLHHQLKRSLEGRVQLMNTITHDLRSPLTSILISVERLEENQDLGGSGKSALKVVAREAQRVERLLKHLLDSSRAESLTDGLNFRVCHPGEIMEGLSETLRMKAESRDLTARIALDPMGDRTWILADAESMQQVLFNLIENALKFTSAPGEIGIRSRLEPPCWVLEVWDTGRGIDPAQAADLFKPFSQAREADATLGWGLGLSICRTLVEAHQGTIEVASAIGKGSTFKVSLPLVTANPEQAQAAEGPTRVP; encoded by the coding sequence TTGGCCAGATGCCTCCTGCTGGTCCTGGCCCTGGCCGGCTGTCTTGAAGCACAAGTCCAGACTTATCGCCACTTCGATGACCGTGACGGCCTTCCGCAGAGCCAGGTGACCGCGCTCCTGGAGGACCGGGACGGGTTCCTGTGGGCCGGCACGGCCGAGGGCGTGGCCCGGCTGGGGGCTTCGGGGTTCCAGCCCTTCGGCGCCAAGCAGGGCCTGACCGCCCTGGACGTCACCGACATGCTGCAGGACCGTGCCGGGGCCATCTGGGTGGCCGGCCAGGAGGGCGGCGTGGACCGCATCCTGGGCGGGACCATCACCCACTTCGGGGAGGCCCAGGGTCTGGCGGTCCTCAACGTCAACTGCCTGGTGGAGAACGCCGCCGGCGAGATCCTCGCGGGAACCCGGCTGGGGCTCTACCGGTTGCGGGGCGGCCGGTTCGAGGCCGTGGACCTGCCCGGCGGGTGGAACCGGCAGCCCATCTTCTCCATGGCCGTGGATGCCCAGGGGCGCGTCTGGCTGGGTTCCCTCAAGGACCGCATCGCCCGGTGGGACGGCAATACCCTGGCCGACGGGGTGCTGCCCGGACCCATGACCTCGCGCTTCCGCCGCCTGCGCACGGACGCCTCCGGCCACGTGTGGGCCCTTTGCGCCGATGCCCTCTACCGCCTGGGCCAGGGCCTGACGTGGTTCCAGGATCCCCTGCCCGGACTGGACCGGAAGGTGCGGTTCCGGAACGTCCAGGTGACCCCGCAGGGCGAGCTGCTCCTGGCCATGGACGCCGATGGCGCCTACCTGCGCAGCCCCTCCGGAGTGGGCCGCGTGCTTTCCTACCTGGACGGCCTGCCCCGGGAAGGGGTGGCCTCCGTCCTCCGGGACAGCCGGGGCGACCTGTGGTTCGGCACGGACGGCGCGGGTCTGGTGGCCGAGGCCGTGCCGGGCCTGCTGTGCCTGGAGAAGGACGTGCGCACCGGCATCGGCCTGGGCCTGGGCATCGTGCTCTCCTTCGCGGAGCTCGGCCCGGACCGGATGCTCATCGGCGGCACCACCGGGCTCCACATGTGGGAGCGGGGCCGGGGCGTCACCGGCGCCTGGGACCAGATCTCGGGCCTGCCCAGCAACGTGGTGTGGGGCATCGCCCCGCGCCGCATGGGCGGCGCCTGGATATGCACCCACAAGGGCCTGGTGATCTGGGAGCGGGGCCGGATCCGCAAGGGTCCCAGGGCCCTGGAGAACGTGTTCGTATCGTCCGTGCTGGTCCACCGGGGCCGGCTGTGGGCCTGCACTTTCGAGCAGGGGCTCGTGGAGATGGACCTGGACGGGACCTTCATCGCCCGCCACCCGGCGCCCGTGGAAGTGGGTGAACCCTCCATCCTGGCCATCGTCCCCCGGGGGGAGGGCCTCCTGGCCGCCACCCGGTACGGCGTATACGCCTTCCAGGACGGCGTCTACCGGCCCGCGCTGCGCGGCACGCCCCTGGGCACCCGATCCATCTCGAGCCTCTACGTGGGCCCCGCGGGCGACCTCTGGGTGGGGACCGGCAGCGACGGGGTCTTCAGCTTTCCCCAGGGCGAGGACGGCCCGTGCGACACCTACACCGAGGCCAACGCCCGGATCCACGGGCGCGTGGGCTGGATCTCCCGCCTGGGCAACGGCGACCTGGTGGTGGGCCACGCCCGGGGCCTCTCCGTCCTGCGCGCGGGCCGCACCGGGCCGAGGGTCATGCAGATCACCCGGAACCTCGGGCTGCTCTCCAACGAGACCTCGGATTCCGCGGTGTGCCGGGACCACCTGGGCCGGCTCTGGATCGGCATGGCGGGGGGCCTGTGCATCCTGGACCCCGCCGCGGACCTGCCCGAGCCGCGCCTGCCCAAGCCGCGGATCCTGGACGCCACGGTGGGAACCCTGGCCTTCGGGCTGCCCGTGAACATCGTCCTGCCCCCCACGCCGGGCACCCTCACCCTGCGGTTCGACGCCGCCAAGCCGCTCCCGCCCGAGAACCCCTCCTACCAGGTGTGGATCGACGGCGCCTGGCGCCAGGTGGAGCAGTCCAGCAACCTCTTCCAGATCGCCCGGCTGGGCCCGGGCGTCCTCTCCGTGCGGGTGCGGGCCAGCGACGGCCTGTCCTGGACGGAGTCGGACACGGTGCGCATCCGGGTCCGGGCGGCCTGGTACCAGACGGCCTGGGCGCGCACGGCCTTCGTGCTGGCCGGGGTGCTGGCGTTCCTCCTGCTGGTGGACGTCCGGATCAGGCAGGTCCGGAGGCGATCCCGCATGCTGGAGATCAAGGTGCAGGAACGCACCGAGGAGCTCACCCTGCGCAACCGCTCCCTGGAGCGGCTCCACCACCAGCTCAAGCGCAGCCTGGAGGGCCGCGTCCAGCTCATGAACACCATCACCCACGACCTGCGGTCGCCCCTGACCAGCATCCTGATCTCCGTGGAGCGGCTGGAGGAGAACCAGGACCTCGGCGGTTCCGGCAAGTCCGCCCTCAAGGTGGTGGCCCGGGAGGCCCAGCGCGTGGAGCGCCTGCTCAAGCACCTCCTGGACAGCAGCAGGGCCGAGAGCCTCACCGACGGCCTCAACTTCCGCGTGTGCCACCCGGGCGAGATCATGGAGGGCCTCTCCGAGACGCTGCGCATGAAGGCCGAGTCCCGGGACCTCACGGCCCGCATCGCCCTGGACCCCATGGGGGACCGCACCTGGATCCTGGCCGACGCCGAGTCCATGCAGCAGGTTCTCTTCAACCTCATCGAGAACGCCCTGAAGTTCACCTCCGCCCCCGGCGAGATCGGCATCCGCTCGCGCCTTGAGCCCCCATGCTGGGTGCTGGAGGTGTGGGACACGGGCCGCGGCATCGACCCCGCCCAGGCCGCGGACCTCTTCAAGCCCTTCAGCCAGGCCCGGGAGGCCGACGCGACCCTGGGCTGGGGTCTGGGCCTGAGCATCTGCAGGACGCTGGTGGAGGCCCACCAGGGCACCATCGAGGTGGCCAGCGCCATCGGGAAGGGCTCCACGTTCAAGGTGTCGCTGCCGCTCGTGACGGCGAACCCGGAACAGGCGCAGGCGGCCGAAGGGCCTACCCGCGTTCCCTGA
- a CDS encoding Rrf2 family transcriptional regulator, giving the protein MKISARGRYSMQALFDLAHHSHGQPVPLHLIAQRQELSLPFLEQIFNRLKKAGIVASVRGPKGGYIITRPCNMVTVGDVLRLTDTSFYASAKEDPVTAKSALRADVKMNELLWKQLSSQITNFMDTISLADLCVESHSNTCPDCTCPAYTKGVQDQLDSGARPRCAALG; this is encoded by the coding sequence TTGAAGATCTCAGCCCGCGGCAGGTATTCCATGCAAGCGCTGTTCGACCTGGCCCACCACAGCCACGGACAGCCGGTTCCCCTCCACCTCATCGCCCAGAGGCAGGAACTCAGTCTGCCCTTCCTGGAGCAGATCTTCAACCGCCTGAAGAAGGCGGGGATCGTCGCCAGCGTGCGCGGCCCCAAGGGCGGCTACATCATCACGCGCCCCTGCAACATGGTGACGGTGGGCGATGTGCTGCGCCTCACGGACACCAGCTTCTACGCCTCCGCCAAGGAGGACCCCGTCACGGCGAAGTCCGCCCTTCGCGCCGACGTGAAGATGAACGAGCTGCTGTGGAAGCAGCTCTCCAGCCAGATCACCAACTTCATGGACACCATCTCGCTGGCCGACCTCTGCGTCGAAAGCCACAGCAACACCTGCCCCGACTGCACCTGCCCCGCCTACACCAAGGGCGTGCAGGACCAGCTGGACAGCGGGGCCCGGCCCCGGTGCGCCGCCCTGGGCTGA
- a CDS encoding substrate-binding domain-containing protein — MHRRTLALGLLLLSTFLGAQRPGKVILLASTIGPIDSGIVGALEDAFEEESGIRVRHVGAGTGAALEIARQGSVDIVLAHARALEEKFVADGYGIGRVPLMYNDFVIVGPAADPAGVRGMKNALDALRTLAAKGAPFITRGDNSGTHVAERDLWTRAGLKPAGSWYRLFPKGSEGNIATLVFTDAQNAYTLMDRASFLGARKRIKLEVLVEGDEVLLNHISLILVNPATCPKADLAGATAFQAWLTAADKGQRIIADYGKATYGQALFIPESKEWKARVPSPR; from the coding sequence ATGCATCGCCGGACCCTGGCTCTCGGGCTGCTGCTCCTTTCCACGTTCCTGGGCGCCCAGCGGCCCGGGAAGGTCATCCTCCTGGCCAGCACCATCGGACCCATCGATTCCGGCATCGTGGGCGCCCTGGAGGACGCCTTCGAGGAGGAGAGCGGCATCCGGGTGCGCCACGTGGGCGCCGGTACCGGCGCCGCCCTGGAGATCGCCAGGCAGGGCAGCGTGGACATCGTCCTGGCCCACGCCCGGGCCCTGGAGGAGAAGTTCGTGGCGGACGGGTACGGCATTGGCCGGGTCCCCCTCATGTACAACGACTTCGTGATCGTCGGTCCCGCGGCCGATCCCGCCGGCGTCCGCGGCATGAAGAACGCCCTGGACGCCCTGCGCACCCTGGCCGCCAAGGGCGCGCCCTTCATCACCCGCGGGGACAACTCCGGCACGCACGTGGCCGAAAGGGACCTGTGGACCAGGGCGGGCCTGAAGCCCGCCGGCTCCTGGTACCGGCTGTTCCCCAAGGGCTCCGAGGGCAACATCGCCACCCTGGTCTTCACCGACGCCCAGAACGCCTACACCCTCATGGACCGCGCCAGCTTCCTGGGCGCCCGCAAGCGCATCAAGCTGGAAGTTCTGGTGGAGGGCGACGAGGTCCTGCTCAACCACATCTCCCTCATCCTGGTGAACCCCGCCACGTGCCCGAAGGCGGACCTCGCCGGCGCCACCGCCTTCCAGGCCTGGCTGACGGCGGCGGACAAGGGCCAGCGGATCATCGCGGACTATGGGAAGGCGACGTACGGGCAGGCGCTGTTCATCCCGGAGTCGAAGGAGTGGAAGGCTAGGGTGCCTTCTCCAAGGTGA
- the ttcA gene encoding tRNA 2-thiocytidine(32) synthetase TtcA: MSNPCALPSIALPPTEADLKTLPKLEERIRRRVGMAIHEFGLIQEGDRILVGLSGGKDSWALLDVLESLRRRAPIRFEVHGATIDPGFPGYNPDRIAEVCEAKGIPHVILGAPIDTLVRRKPDITPCAICSRLRRGVLYSYAKEHRFNKLALGHHLDDLIETLLINQFFEGRLSTMPLKLVSDDGGNTVIRPLGTCEEEDLRRFAWLKGYPFVPCGCPLCGASVLESRRAQIKDLVATLKESIPDLKFSMLKAMKNVKPSHLLDARLPPEV; the protein is encoded by the coding sequence TTGAGCAATCCCTGCGCCCTCCCCAGCATCGCCCTGCCCCCCACCGAAGCGGACCTCAAGACCCTCCCCAAGCTGGAGGAGCGCATCCGCCGGCGCGTGGGCATGGCCATCCACGAATTCGGCCTCATCCAGGAAGGTGACCGCATCCTGGTTGGCCTCAGCGGCGGCAAGGACTCCTGGGCCCTGCTGGACGTGCTGGAGTCCCTGCGCAGGCGCGCCCCCATCCGGTTCGAGGTGCACGGCGCCACCATCGACCCCGGCTTTCCCGGCTACAACCCCGACCGCATCGCGGAGGTGTGCGAGGCCAAGGGCATCCCCCACGTGATCCTGGGCGCGCCCATCGACACGCTGGTGCGCCGCAAGCCCGACATCACCCCCTGCGCCATCTGCTCCAGGCTGCGCCGGGGCGTGCTCTACTCCTACGCCAAGGAGCACCGCTTCAACAAGCTGGCCCTGGGCCACCACCTGGACGACCTCATCGAGACGCTGCTCATCAACCAGTTCTTCGAGGGGCGCCTGTCCACCATGCCCCTGAAGCTGGTGAGCGACGACGGCGGCAACACCGTCATCCGTCCCCTGGGCACCTGCGAGGAGGAGGACCTGCGCCGCTTCGCGTGGCTGAAGGGCTACCCCTTCGTGCCCTGCGGCTGCCCCCTGTGCGGGGCGTCCGTGCTGGAATCCAGGAGGGCCCAGATCAAGGACCTGGTGGCAACGCTCAAGGAGAGCATCCCGGACCTGAAGTTCTCGATGCTCAAGGCCATGAAGAACGTCAAGCCCTCGCACCTCCTGGACGCGCGGCTGCCTCCGGAGGTCTAG